cggtgattcCCAATTCTTATTCTTCATTATTATAGAGAAAGGTTCATTTTATTCATGTGGCAAATTTGAGCGAAGTTAAGTTTAAAACCTTTGCGTTTCCTTGTGATCTGTGCTATGTCGCAGCATCGAATTTGAGTCTATCCTGTGGGAATCGTTTCATGCGTGTTCCGTAAGTTCCTGGTGTCAGTTGTGAATGCATTTGCTTGTAATCAACCAAATGACGCTTTTCTTCCACATCTCTCTGCACCATTGTATAGGTGCCATGCACAAAGACGAGTGCCCGGCCGAGCCTTACATTCCGGTGTACCTTATAGTGTGCGGCGCCTTTTCAATAGTATCTTGCTTGATGTcgatgtgcatgtgtgtgcggCGGAGATCATCGCAGCAGGATGGCGACGACGACGAAGACGGGGGCAGTTGCGGTCTCTTTTCCTGTTGCATCAGCTGTTTGTCCGGATTAATCGGCATTTTCCTCTTTGCCTGGTTCATAGCAGGTAAATATTGTCAGGTGTTACATACTGTGTAGGCGTGATTTCTATAAATGGGCAGAAGTTTTCTACATCGAACGTGTTAATTCGAAGGAATATGACCTAAATGCACGTAGTTTATCTCGGTATAATGGTACAGTTCTCCGATCGATGATGGAGTCTCTTTTACACATTTCAAGGTTCGATTTATTATGGTATTTCCaacatgtttttatttcagTCATACATTTACTGCTGCCACTCTCTAAAATATATACTCTTTGTGTACagtatgcaatgttattgttgacaaatgaattctagtccggactaagATTCAGTTGTCATCTATAAGCATAGCATAGGAAACACAGAGATGTTCTTGACAAGTTGAACAGCAGGCATCAACGGAtcgattattttgaaaattgaactcgaagctgtttttcacaaaaagaaaaaaaatagaatTCGACTACATCGAAAAGTAACAAACTAAGCAATTCAGCTGTAACTAACTGTTTACATTGTGAACATCGTCAGCGTAATCCTAGTCTGGAATCTGCAACTTCATTTCGTTTTTGTAACATCTGATGCAAATGTTGTCACACAGTGCTATATGGTGCCGGTTTCTCTTTTTCAGGCAACGTGTGGATTTACCGAACGAATGAACCGACATACGATGACGTCACGTCGGACGACTACTGTCACAAGACACTGTACCTGTTCTCGTTCTGGCTGCTTACCACGACATACATACTCCTTGGGTGTAGTTGCTGCCTCAGCGTCGTCTGCGCATGCTGTGCAAGTATCTGCGGCAAGGAGAAATAGACTGCGTCGATAGGGTTAGGAGTGAGGGCGCCCCTCAAGTTTACCTCAAGCTGTTTGTTTGCCGCCGACGTCTCGCAAAAACTATTTCAACTTTTGTCGTTTTGATTTCAATTTAACTCGCTCTATACATTGCGCTGATGTAAGTCGTGCGATACTCTGTTTTTTTCGAGGGGCCGAAAGAATCAACTCATCTGGCATTattacaaattttataaattcaaaatatgggtaACGTTGTTTGTAATAAACAACGACTCTTTATTAAGAACGTTCTG
This DNA window, taken from Ptychodera flava strain L36383 chromosome 4, AS_Pfla_20210202, whole genome shotgun sequence, encodes the following:
- the LOC139130933 gene encoding transmembrane protein 272-like; this encodes MAAADNGKRDAEHGDSPPSYEDAQKGAPPTYEETIAGRLQKAKAESAGTKDFALSVCRIIFGSAALLLGCVIFAAITMSIPIAMIVMGAMHKDECPAEPYIPVYLIVCGAFSIVSCLMSMCMCVRRRSSQQDGDDDEDGGSCGLFSCCISCLSGLIGIFLFAWFIAGNVWIYRTNEPTYDDVTSDDYCHKTLYLFSFWLLTTTYILLGCSCCLSVVCACCASICGKEK